Proteins found in one Pseudomonas mosselii genomic segment:
- a CDS encoding sulfite exporter TauE/SafE family protein translates to MLSLTGGVLGLIIGAVLGLTGAGGGIFAVPALVFGLGMDIRQAAPVALLAVGAAATLGALQGLRQGVVRYKAAMMLAAAGAVTASLGVQFAHWLSPRWLNLIFVAIMLVVAYRMFMSSRGSQTQDDLADEPARVCKISKDTGRFVWNVRTATTLGSIGIVSGLATGMLGVGGGFIIVPALAHFSELRMHSIVATSLMVIALLSAVTVFIAWSHGMTLTAPAWTFVLTALVGMSLGRVLARRIPSKMLQRVFSITCVAVAALMLMRNVG, encoded by the coding sequence ATGCTCTCGCTGACGGGTGGAGTGCTGGGCCTCATCATCGGAGCCGTGCTGGGATTGACTGGCGCCGGCGGCGGCATCTTCGCGGTGCCGGCGCTGGTGTTCGGCCTGGGCATGGACATCCGTCAGGCCGCGCCCGTGGCGCTGCTCGCCGTGGGAGCAGCGGCGACCCTGGGCGCTTTGCAGGGCTTGCGCCAGGGGGTAGTTCGGTACAAGGCAGCGATGATGTTGGCGGCTGCCGGCGCCGTGACGGCTTCGCTGGGCGTGCAGTTTGCCCACTGGCTTTCGCCTCGATGGCTGAACCTGATCTTCGTCGCCATCATGCTCGTGGTGGCCTACCGGATGTTCATGTCATCTCGCGGCAGCCAGACGCAGGACGATCTGGCTGACGAGCCAGCCCGGGTCTGCAAGATCTCCAAGGACACCGGCCGCTTCGTCTGGAACGTGCGAACAGCGACCACGCTGGGGAGCATCGGCATCGTCTCCGGTTTGGCCACGGGCATGTTGGGGGTGGGCGGCGGATTCATCATCGTCCCGGCTCTGGCGCATTTCAGCGAGCTGCGCATGCACAGCATCGTCGCGACCTCGCTCATGGTGATCGCGCTGCTGTCCGCTGTAACCGTGTTCATCGCGTGGAGTCATGGCATGACGCTCACCGCGCCCGCCTGGACATTCGTTCTCACGGCGCTCGTGGGCATGTCGCTCGGCCGTGTTCTGGCACGCAGGATTCCCTCAAAGATGCTCCAGCGGGTGTTTTCGATCACCTGCGTGGCCGTGGCGGCCCTCATGCTCATGCGCAATGTTGGCTAG
- a CDS encoding substrate-binding domain-containing protein translates to MHDATSQFPHLRLAIAPGVPSSCFSSLLALQRAEEPEITIAFFETSSDDLVTGIDEGRYDAGMSLRAVSAPSLKSQPLWIENIAVAMPLWSPLLAQTKLTIAELLDYPVFRWPAESCSLLDQRLSSLPSLSRQSVQHVTSFDMLALWVGAGYGVGITAQSRIERADAWGITARPLAEGPYEVVTHLQRLKGRTNAVSERFERRAMQVAKDSAVQSNTR, encoded by the coding sequence ATGCATGATGCCACCAGCCAGTTTCCCCATCTCAGGCTTGCGATAGCACCTGGGGTGCCATCCTCATGCTTCTCCTCGCTTCTCGCCCTGCAACGCGCGGAAGAGCCGGAAATCACTATCGCGTTCTTTGAGACATCAAGTGACGACCTGGTGACGGGCATTGATGAAGGTCGTTACGACGCAGGAATGTCGCTTCGGGCCGTAAGCGCTCCGTCTCTGAAAAGCCAACCCTTGTGGATCGAGAACATCGCTGTTGCCATGCCATTGTGGTCCCCCTTGCTCGCCCAGACAAAGCTTACGATCGCCGAACTTTTGGACTACCCCGTGTTTCGCTGGCCGGCAGAAAGCTGCTCACTACTGGATCAGCGGCTGTCATCCCTCCCGTCTTTAAGCCGGCAGAGCGTCCAGCATGTGACCTCGTTCGACATGTTGGCGCTATGGGTCGGCGCTGGCTATGGTGTCGGGATCACCGCGCAATCGCGCATCGAGCGCGCTGATGCATGGGGGATCACCGCCCGGCCGCTGGCCGAGGGGCCCTACGAGGTCGTGACTCATCTGCAGCGCCTCAAAGGACGAACTAACGCGGTTTCTGAGCGGTTCGAGCGCAGAGCGATGCAGGTAGCCAAGGATAGTGCAGTCCAATCGAATACCCGATAG
- a CDS encoding helix-turn-helix domain-containing protein: protein MQKSTIQPGRPSGTTTYESAAATAFGQAVRAARVAQGVAQDEFASRAGISRSHMGKIERGEHVPTLPLILKISVALGISAAELMAATERNLRAETDL from the coding sequence ATGCAGAAATCAACCATTCAGCCAGGCCGTCCTTCTGGCACAACAACGTATGAATCCGCAGCGGCGACAGCTTTCGGACAGGCCGTGCGCGCTGCGCGCGTCGCACAAGGAGTCGCGCAAGACGAGTTCGCATCTCGGGCAGGCATTTCGCGCTCGCACATGGGCAAGATCGAGCGTGGAGAGCACGTGCCCACGCTGCCCCTCATACTGAAAATTTCAGTAGCACTTGGGATAAGCGCGGCTGAATTGATGGCGGCCACCGAGCGCAATCTTCGTGCCGAAACCGATCTTTGA
- the dsbG gene encoding thiol:disulfide interchange protein DsbG, whose amino-acid sequence MFAQRSHISFLLAASFMVVTGCSKAETADKPAVLKALEGQGLTVTQEFKVGGGLRAFAAVAGDRPIAVYITSDGNAIVGTRLNAKGEPMDEADLEKLAAKPVSDKEWSQLQSSTWVLDGKADAPRVIYTFSDANCPYCNAFWEAARPWVDSGKVQLRHILVGIIKDDSPAKAAAILGAPDRSAALLTNERQFGQGGITPAKSVPADVRKILDDNLALMASTGFRGTPGIVVRGPNGILKKYNGMPRGAQLGEVLGPR is encoded by the coding sequence ATGTTTGCACAACGCTCGCACATTTCGTTCCTGCTGGCCGCCAGCTTCATGGTGGTCACCGGCTGCAGCAAGGCAGAGACGGCTGACAAGCCGGCCGTCCTCAAGGCGCTGGAAGGTCAGGGCCTGACCGTCACGCAGGAATTCAAGGTCGGCGGCGGTCTGCGCGCCTTCGCTGCCGTCGCGGGTGACCGGCCCATTGCCGTGTACATCACGAGCGATGGCAATGCCATCGTGGGAACTCGCCTGAACGCCAAGGGCGAGCCAATGGACGAAGCGGACCTGGAAAAGCTGGCCGCCAAGCCGGTCAGCGACAAGGAATGGTCGCAGCTGCAGTCGTCCACCTGGGTGCTGGACGGCAAGGCAGATGCGCCGCGCGTCATCTACACCTTCAGCGATGCCAACTGCCCCTATTGCAACGCCTTCTGGGAAGCTGCACGCCCCTGGGTGGATTCCGGCAAGGTCCAGTTGCGGCACATTCTGGTAGGCATCATCAAGGATGACAGCCCGGCCAAAGCCGCGGCCATTCTTGGCGCGCCTGACCGGAGTGCGGCGTTGTTGACGAACGAGCGGCAGTTTGGCCAGGGCGGGATTACGCCAGCCAAGAGCGTGCCTGCCGATGTGCGCAAGATCCTCGATGACAACCTGGCACTCATGGCGAGCACCGGCTTCCGGGGGACGCCCGGCATCGTTGTACGCGGCCCCAATGGGATCCTCAAGAAGTACAACGGCATGCCGCGAGGGGCGCAATTGGGTGAAGTGCTGGGGCCGCGCTGA
- a CDS encoding LysR family transcriptional regulator: MELRHLRYFMALAEELHFTRAAERLHIEQPPLSRAIKELEDELGVVLFDRNRRGTVLTSAGVVFLQDIRRLFTVLEQARENAQAVAAGLRGSLRIAISDGAIDARLSAFLARCRAEEPEIEIRLSEVPLAEQLRGLRSGDFMIGFAHTADVGDDIRAEPIWRDPLVIAVPARHALLAHKKVPLQEVGIHPLVLCDPHACEGYCRELTRLLQVLEHKLNVVEEVSSLDMMLTLVGAGYGIGFLAASKIPVCQRPDVVIRPLAIDSAVITTYLLRADSSDLSASLERFIVRLRDSASG; encoded by the coding sequence ATGGAATTACGACATCTGCGCTATTTCATGGCCCTGGCTGAAGAGTTGCATTTCACGCGCGCCGCCGAGCGCCTGCACATCGAACAGCCCCCCTTGTCCCGTGCCATCAAAGAACTGGAGGACGAGCTAGGGGTCGTGCTGTTCGACCGGAACCGCCGTGGAACCGTGCTGACGTCGGCGGGTGTTGTCTTTCTTCAAGATATCCGCAGATTGTTCACCGTGCTCGAACAGGCACGCGAAAACGCCCAGGCCGTGGCAGCAGGTTTGCGAGGCAGTCTGCGCATCGCGATTTCCGACGGGGCAATCGATGCTCGCCTGTCGGCATTTCTGGCCCGGTGCCGCGCGGAGGAGCCGGAGATCGAGATACGGCTGTCCGAGGTTCCGCTGGCCGAGCAGTTGCGCGGCCTGCGGTCCGGGGATTTCATGATCGGATTCGCGCATACGGCCGACGTCGGCGACGACATACGGGCTGAGCCCATCTGGCGAGATCCATTGGTCATTGCCGTGCCGGCACGGCACGCACTGCTCGCCCACAAAAAGGTCCCGCTCCAAGAAGTCGGGATCCATCCACTGGTCTTGTGCGATCCCCATGCGTGCGAGGGCTACTGCCGGGAACTGACACGACTGCTGCAGGTGCTTGAGCACAAGTTGAACGTCGTCGAGGAGGTGTCCTCGCTGGACATGATGCTCACCTTGGTCGGTGCTGGTTACGGTATCGGCTTTCTCGCGGCGAGCAAGATTCCGGTTTGCCAACGCCCGGACGTGGTGATCCGTCCCCTGGCCATCGATTCAGCCGTCATCACGACTTACTTGCTGCGGGCCGACAGCAGTGATTTGTCGGCTTCGCTGGAGCGGTTCATCGTTCGCCTACGTGACTCTGCGAGCGGCTGA
- a CDS encoding tyrosine-type recombinase/integrase codes for MALSDLTVRQAKAAKKTYSIPDTDGLGLVVAPTGGKSWHLRYYWLGKQKRISLGNYPEIGLREARTLRDEARALLAQGINPHTDRKQKRHAVKLASDYTFKAVFDAWVEHRAKELKEGRNSTLSQIKRIFEKDVLPSLKQMSIYDIRRPQLLGVLARIEKREAFTTAEKVRTWLGQLFRYALVIVEGMEANPATDLDVVAEPKPAVTHNPYLHLPELPEFLQKLRLYNPRGWQTQLGIRLLFLTGVRTGELRLATPDQFDLDRGLWIIPPQIVKQLQDEMRKAGKRPQDVPPYIVPLSLQAIEIVRYLLGVMRPAQRHLLTHRSELKKRISENTLNAALKRMGYEDKLTGHGIRGTISTALNEIGYPKIWVDAQLSHSDPNKVSSAYNHAKYVEPRRRMMQDWADRLDLLEQGQVEAASAHLTIHIEGVPAMAEEDKPDAIVAASSAPPVPPVVATPIVVTPNEGGITFQRLSQVPPSPTHAPEPEVSAIQREREEMLAIYESPSSLPVPLFGKLAGKSKDQINRELKAGKLLSISLGNRGQRVPDWQLVPLKHKLAQVLMRQYPQADSWELYRMLTQPHPDLGDRAAIDIVTPSNLGMVVQIIAGSEPHANAPEVVPPRPISEEVRQSVRRLMESAVALDGA; via the coding sequence ATGGCACTCTCTGATCTGACCGTGCGGCAAGCCAAGGCCGCCAAGAAAACCTACAGCATCCCCGATACCGATGGCCTCGGCCTGGTGGTCGCCCCCACCGGCGGCAAATCGTGGCACCTGCGCTACTACTGGCTCGGCAAGCAAAAACGCATATCCCTGGGCAACTATCCCGAGATCGGCCTGCGCGAAGCCCGCACCTTGCGCGACGAAGCCAGGGCGCTCCTGGCCCAAGGCATCAACCCCCACACCGACCGCAAGCAGAAACGGCATGCGGTCAAGCTGGCCTCGGACTACACATTCAAGGCAGTCTTCGATGCTTGGGTCGAGCACCGCGCCAAGGAACTCAAGGAAGGCCGGAACAGCACACTGTCGCAGATCAAGCGGATCTTCGAGAAAGACGTGCTGCCCAGCCTCAAGCAGATGTCGATCTATGACATTCGCAGGCCGCAACTCCTGGGCGTCCTGGCGCGGATCGAGAAGCGCGAGGCCTTCACCACTGCCGAAAAGGTCCGGACCTGGCTGGGGCAGCTATTCCGCTATGCGCTCGTCATCGTCGAGGGCATGGAGGCCAATCCGGCCACGGACCTGGACGTAGTGGCCGAGCCCAAGCCCGCGGTGACCCATAACCCCTACCTGCACCTGCCCGAGCTTCCCGAGTTCCTCCAGAAGCTCAGGCTCTACAACCCGCGCGGCTGGCAAACCCAGCTCGGTATCCGCCTGCTGTTCTTGACCGGCGTGCGCACCGGCGAACTGCGGCTGGCGACCCCGGATCAGTTCGACCTCGACCGTGGGCTTTGGATCATCCCCCCGCAGATCGTCAAGCAGCTTCAGGACGAGATGCGCAAAGCGGGGAAGCGGCCGCAGGACGTACCGCCCTACATCGTGCCGCTGTCCCTTCAGGCCATCGAGATCGTGCGCTACCTCCTGGGGGTGATGCGGCCCGCCCAGCGCCACCTGCTGACGCACCGCAGCGAACTCAAGAAGCGCATCAGCGAGAACACGCTCAACGCCGCCTTGAAGCGGATGGGCTACGAGGACAAACTGACCGGCCACGGTATTCGTGGAACCATCTCGACGGCACTCAACGAGATCGGCTATCCCAAGATTTGGGTGGACGCGCAGCTTTCGCATTCCGACCCAAACAAGGTGAGTTCGGCCTACAACCACGCCAAGTACGTGGAACCGCGCCGCCGGATGATGCAGGACTGGGCCGACCGCCTCGACTTGCTCGAACAGGGCCAAGTCGAAGCGGCCAGCGCGCACCTCACTATCCACATCGAGGGCGTACCGGCCATGGCGGAGGAGGACAAGCCCGACGCCATCGTTGCAGCTTCCTCTGCGCCTCCCGTTCCGCCGGTGGTGGCCACCCCCATCGTCGTGACGCCGAACGAAGGGGGCATCACCTTCCAACGGTTGTCGCAGGTGCCGCCATCCCCGACTCATGCGCCAGAACCCGAGGTGTCGGCCATCCAGCGCGAGCGCGAGGAAATGCTGGCCATCTACGAATCGCCGAGCAGTCTGCCGGTGCCCCTGTTCGGCAAGTTGGCTGGAAAGTCCAAGGACCAGATCAACCGCGAGTTGAAGGCGGGCAAGCTGCTCTCCATCAGCCTGGGCAACCGGGGGCAGCGAGTTCCCGATTGGCAACTGGTGCCGCTCAAACACAAGCTGGCCCAGGTGCTCATGCGCCAGTACCCCCAGGCGGATTCATGGGAGCTTTACCGCATGCTGACCCAGCCACATCCCGACCTGGGTGACCGCGCGGCCATCGACATCGTGACGCCAAGCAATCTGGGCATGGTGGTACAGATCATCGCAGGCAGCGAGCCACATGCGAATGCTCCCGAGGTCGTACCGCCGCGGCCTATCTCCGAAGAGGTGCGCCAGAGTGTTCGCCGGCTGATGGAGAGCGCTGTCGCCTTGGACGGCGCATAG
- a CDS encoding dihydrolipoyl dehydrogenase, which produces MQTRKVDVAIIGAGTAGSTAFHALKATGKQVVLIDRGPLGTTCARVGCMPSKAALHAGMHWKVAKALAASATPSTQGPQALWSHARQTRDALAGAAAERTRKAAGESLIMAEARFVAPGILQAGEQRIEASAFIVATGSRPVVPKALDGVASRILTTDTLFDLGVLPARMGILGLGAIGLELGLALSRLDVQVVAADQKDAIGGIQDPDVLERAIARFETELPMWLGAAVEVSLEGDQVRMRAGERDALVDRLLVVTGRQPNTEALDLAAAGISLDQAGRPSIDPATMQACGPSQVPIFFAGDVQPDRPLMHEAADEGQMAAQAALASLRGESWPGASRRVPITILFTDPDACAVGMTYEAAVQEGAVVGTAEGSGNGRSKILGAPENLLHIYADPGSGALLGASMLLTQGEHLAHLIAWAIQAKQTVNDLLAMPYYHPSIEEMLQSALKSASQQMRP; this is translated from the coding sequence ATGCAGACAAGGAAAGTAGATGTCGCCATCATTGGCGCGGGAACCGCTGGCAGCACCGCATTCCATGCGCTGAAAGCGACAGGCAAACAGGTGGTTCTGATCGATCGGGGGCCATTGGGGACGACCTGCGCGCGCGTCGGATGCATGCCCTCGAAGGCGGCCCTGCATGCCGGCATGCACTGGAAGGTCGCCAAGGCACTGGCAGCGAGCGCCACGCCATCGACCCAAGGGCCGCAGGCCTTATGGTCCCACGCCCGCCAGACCAGGGATGCGCTGGCCGGCGCCGCCGCGGAGCGCACGCGCAAGGCGGCTGGCGAGAGCCTGATCATGGCCGAAGCGCGCTTCGTCGCGCCGGGCATCTTGCAGGCAGGTGAACAACGGATCGAGGCCAGCGCCTTCATCGTGGCGACGGGCTCTCGCCCGGTGGTCCCCAAAGCGCTCGACGGCGTTGCCTCCCGCATCCTGACCACCGATACCCTGTTCGACCTGGGCGTCCTGCCCGCACGGATGGGAATCCTGGGACTGGGCGCCATCGGGCTGGAACTCGGCCTGGCCCTGTCTCGCTTGGATGTGCAGGTGGTCGCGGCAGACCAGAAAGACGCCATCGGCGGCATCCAGGACCCCGATGTCCTGGAGCGGGCGATCGCCAGGTTCGAGACCGAGTTGCCGATGTGGTTGGGCGCCGCCGTCGAAGTCAGCCTTGAAGGCGACCAGGTGCGCATGCGCGCCGGCGAGCGCGACGCGCTCGTGGATCGGCTTCTCGTCGTGACGGGACGACAACCCAATACCGAGGCGCTCGATCTCGCCGCGGCCGGCATCTCCTTGGATCAGGCTGGCCGACCGAGCATCGACCCCGCGACCATGCAGGCCTGCGGGCCGTCCCAGGTGCCGATTTTCTTCGCAGGCGATGTGCAGCCGGATCGCCCTCTGATGCACGAGGCCGCGGACGAGGGTCAGATGGCAGCGCAAGCCGCACTGGCGAGCTTGCGCGGCGAAAGTTGGCCGGGCGCATCCCGGCGCGTGCCGATCACGATCCTGTTCACCGACCCGGATGCGTGCGCAGTCGGCATGACCTACGAGGCGGCGGTGCAGGAAGGCGCGGTCGTCGGCACCGCGGAAGGCAGCGGCAACGGGCGCTCCAAGATTCTTGGTGCTCCGGAAAACCTGCTGCACATCTATGCCGACCCCGGCTCAGGCGCCTTGCTCGGTGCCAGCATGCTCCTGACGCAAGGCGAGCACCTGGCGCACCTGATCGCTTGGGCGATCCAGGCGAAGCAGACCGTCAACGATCTGCTGGCCATGCCGTACTACCACCCCTCCATCGAGGAGATGCTGCAAAGCGCCTTGAAATCCGCATCCCAGCAGATGCGCCCGTGA
- a CDS encoding TlpA disulfide reductase family protein has translation MISVGPFSVQVVAVFLAVLLAWAVARMVAKRLPDSPYKAAGGMLLDAAFVGFVAARLGYIAQWWEEYAQSPMSMISIGDQGFSWWVGVLAALALIWWRTRAVRALRRPVLAGVAVGLAAWFATGGVLALLQRSAPPLPALTLATLDEQPVVLNSYAGRPVVLNLWASWCPPCRREMPVFEQAQAQYPDIAFVMVNQGESAQQARAFLESERLHLKDVLLDPASQTMQAVASRGLPTTLFFDEQGRLVDTHLGELTMASLKHTVSRRFAPAQQIKTDKE, from the coding sequence ATGATCAGCGTAGGTCCGTTCTCCGTCCAAGTCGTTGCCGTCTTCCTGGCCGTCCTGCTGGCCTGGGCGGTGGCGCGCATGGTTGCCAAGCGGTTGCCCGACTCTCCGTACAAGGCGGCCGGCGGAATGTTGCTGGACGCCGCTTTTGTGGGGTTTGTGGCGGCTCGCCTCGGCTACATCGCGCAATGGTGGGAAGAGTACGCGCAGTCGCCGATGTCCATGATTTCCATTGGCGACCAAGGCTTTTCGTGGTGGGTCGGTGTCCTGGCAGCGCTGGCGCTCATCTGGTGGCGCACCCGTGCGGTTCGGGCATTGCGCCGGCCTGTATTGGCGGGAGTTGCGGTCGGACTCGCAGCCTGGTTTGCTACCGGGGGCGTACTGGCTCTGCTGCAGCGCTCGGCACCGCCGTTGCCAGCGTTGACGCTCGCAACGCTCGATGAACAGCCAGTCGTCCTGAATTCCTATGCTGGGCGGCCCGTCGTGCTCAACCTCTGGGCGTCGTGGTGTCCACCATGCCGTCGCGAGATGCCGGTGTTCGAGCAGGCACAAGCGCAGTATCCCGATATCGCTTTTGTCATGGTCAACCAGGGAGAGAGCGCCCAGCAAGCCCGCGCCTTTCTTGAGAGCGAACGCCTGCATCTCAAGGATGTGCTGCTCGACCCCGCTTCCCAGACCATGCAGGCCGTCGCATCGCGAGGCCTGCCCACCACCTTGTTCTTCGATGAGCAAGGACGCCTGGTGGATACCCATCTGGGCGAACTCACGATGGCCAGCCTCAAACACACGGTGTCGCGCCGATTCGCGCCAGCCCAACAGATCAAGACAGACAAGGAGTAA